In the genome of Raphanus sativus cultivar WK10039 unplaced genomic scaffold, ASM80110v3 Scaffold0285, whole genome shotgun sequence, the window AGTCAGATCATTGATCAATTAAACCTCACTGAAATCCGCtaagatatttgtttttatcatCATAAGCTTTTTATATAGCCCATCTAACAAAAGAAAAGCTTttcctaagtttttttttctcaaataaatcaaaagataaaaCTTTGTTATGATTAGTGTGAAAGGGAATACTCAGACAGCCAAGGGTTACTCGTCAACTTCTGGATGAAGTGTCCAGATCAGAAACTCTAGTCCACAACATATTGTATCATCACCATAAACCCTTCCACACACACCCAAAAAAACActtcaaaaaaaacataaactcacCAATTAAAAAGTCACACAAACAAGTCTTATGATTTGCAGAAGACGAAAAAACGTATAAATACACAGACTAAACAGAGAACTAGGGTTTCCCTCGGCGGCTATAATTTATTTTAGCCTTTTCTTGACCCATTTAGTTTCACTGGGCCCATCTTACGTGACCCAACAGAGAACTTTAACTACtgtataaacacacacacaccttCCATTACCATTCCTGTCTAAACCAGTCaacactgaaaaaaaaaagacaaaacccaaaaagggaaaagaaaatataaaacaaataaatgaaaCTCGAACTCGTGTTCATACCCGCGGCGGAAATCGGCCATCTCCGATCAACCGTCGAGTTAGCGAAGCAACTCCTCAACGAAGACGATCGTCTTTCGATCACCGTACTCATCATCCCTCGCCCTTCCTCCGACGATTCCGACCACGTCACACCCCTTTTCACGCCGTCCCAAGAACGCCTCCGTCACCTCACCGTCTCCGCCGCGGATCATCCGCCCGACGCTCCTCTCGATCCCCAAACCTACATGGACAACCAAAAGCCGAAAGTGAGAGACGCAGTCTCCGGACTCCTCGATCCTACACGGAGGCTCGCCGGATTCGTCGTCGACATGTTCTGCACGTCGATGATGGAAGTAGCCGACGAGTTCGGAGTCCCGACGTATATGATGTACACGTCGAACGCCGCCTTTCTCGGGATCACGCTTCATCTCCAGTTGATGTTCGACGAGGAGAGGTATGACGTCAGCGAGCTGGACGACTCGGTCAACGAGTTGGACTTTCCGTGTTTGACTCGTCCTTATCCAGTTAAGTGTCTTCCTTCTCTCTTCACCTCGAAGCAGTGGCTTCCCTTCTTCTTTGACCAGGCGCGAAACTTCCGAAAGatgaagggtattttggtaaataCCGTTGCTGAGCTGGAGCCTCACTCTCTGAGAATATTCTCCGGAGGCGGTGACCTTCCTCAAGCGTATCCAGTGGGACCACTATTGCATCTCAAAAACGACGACGTAGAAAGGAATCAATCGGAGATTTTACGGTGGCTGGACGAGCAACCGGCGAGATCGGTCGTGTTCCTCTGTTTCGGGAGCATGGGAGGTTTCAACGAGGAGCAGACGAGAGAAATAGCCGTCGCGTTGGAGCGAAGCGGTCACCGGTTTCTCTGGTCTCTCCGCCGGGGATCGGCTGATATAATGACGGAGCGTCCCGGAGACTACGCGGATCTGGAGGAAGTTTTACCGGAGGGATTCTTGGACCGGACGTCGGAGAGAGGGAAGGTGATGATCGGATGGGCTCCGCAAGTGGCGGTGCTAGCTAAGCCGGCGATCGGGAGCTTCGTGACTCACTGCGGATGGAACTCGGTGCTCGAGAGCTTGTGGTTCGGCGTTCCCATGGTGACGTGGCCGCTCTACGCGGAGCAGAAGATAAACGCGTTCGAGATGGTGGAGGAGCTTGGATTGGCGGTGGAGATACGGAGGTTCTTTAAAGGAGATTTGTTGTCCGGGGAGATGGAGATGTTCTCCGCGGAGGATGTAGAGAGAGCGGTGAGGCGTGTAATGGAGGAAGGTAGTGACGTCAGGAACCGAGTGAAGCTGATGGCTGAGAAGTGCCACGTGGCGGTAGAGGATGGCGGATCTTCGCAGGTGGCTTTGCGGAAGTTTATTCGAGGCGTGGTCGAAAATGTTCTGGTCTAATTGGATGGGACCATGTGGAGGCAAGAGCATAGTTTATGCACCGTTTATACTAATTTCCCACTTTGGATATACCGTTACGTATGTTACATTTCTTGAATAAGGTTTTGATGGTGTATATGTATCGTTAAGAATACTAATCAAAAAAACAATGTACCgttaagaataataataatcgaAATTGTATCGACTCTTCGGCTTAACTTCTTTCTCAAAAGTCAATGGTGAATACGCCTTTTACATATATGACTCCTTCAGAAGTATTTTTGTATACTGTGATCTTAAATTTGTCTAGCCATTCATTATCatggcatcttcttcttcttcgcctcGCAACTCGAGATACAACGTCTTCGCGAGCTTCCACGGCCTAACATGGGAGGAATACAAGTCTATGACTTTCACTCACATGGTGAGTGTAACAGGTCATTGACATTAATTCCTTGCATAATACATACaaatgttgctagcaagtaaAGAAAATGGACTACTGTGTGTTTTCAGGTTATCAAAGAGACGCTTCGGTTCACTAGTGCACAACCTACGGTACATAGAATACCTACTGAGATGCTCAAGTTGGAGGTTGGTTAACCATTCATTATATGTTGCATAATaatttgctatcatcacatcTAACGATCGATAATCGTGTGTACGTACTTGGGGGATAATCGTGTGTACGTACTTGTACCCATATAAGCATAACACATGAACacattttatgtttctttttagtCACGGTACATTGTCCAAGGATTACATTCCGTTTGGAGCTGGTGCCACGCTTTGTGTAGGGTCTGAGTTTGCAAAGTGTATAATCGCTGTGTTTCTCCATCATTTGTCTAGATTCAGGTTATCTAATATATTAGttgttatatttttcataagatatttttataacttttttatcaaaaagaaagatatttttataactgatttttttttgggtcaggTGGTCCTTGAACCCGAAAACTAGAGTTCTTCGAAGGTATATGCTTATGTTTCCGGCTGGTTGAAAAGTCGAGATTGCAAAGCAACTAAGTGATCGGAGTTGATTTTCTTCTCATATATGTTTGGTTTTCTTCTCATATCTGTTACAAGAAGCAGGATGCCATATAAACAATTGAGGCTTCCTGTATAATAATTTGGCAATGTTTGTATGATTATTTAGTGTTCGGTTTACTTGAGAATCTTAAACAATTTATTGTCAAAAAAATTGGCCACAATGTTGTAGGGAATTGACAACAGATGAGTTTTAAAAGGTGAAATAGATATAACTGTTTTTGGTTACAATTTTGTCGTggaattttgtttgaaaaaaaaaatgcaaatgattTGGGACTAGACCCAGTCACAATATAGTGTGACAATTTGGACTAATTAGTTACTTTTTTACTTAAGGTTTTAATCTTAAAggaagaaatatattttacaaatccATCGGGACTAAGTCTTTTCTGGTATAGAACCTTAAGCAAAAAGGTAACTAATTAGAACCTTTAGTAGGTCAATCGGAATATAACTCTTCCTTTAAGATTAAAACCATCTACTGTTTGATTTACCCTTAAGTTGGTCAATCTGGAAAAGCATTGGCGACATTGAGTTGGATTACACCTCTCAGATCTTGGGCAGGTTCTTTAAACTATGTGATTCATCTCCAGGGCTCCAAAGCGAAGAAGAAACTAGTCTTCATGGCCAAACGTTCCAATCGCCGATATCGATTATCCGAGACCTGTTTTATTTCTCAACAAGTTCATAATATGGACTTTTTGTGGCTCAGCTGAGAAAAGTCCACAAAAGGTCCTATAACTTAAAAGGTTTatgtttgtcaaaaaaaaaaaaacttaaaaggtTTATGACTAGCTTAAAAGAGACAAATTGGACTCAAGCTTATGCTATTCTTCAATCCCGGATGTCTACGTCCCCACCAAACTCAACTTGGCTACTCGACATCAGTTTCACCGGAATGATTCTTATTGTCCTTCTATTAAGTTTATATCTAATGCGCCAATGCTTTTCCGGATTGACCAACTAAAGGGGAAAGCAAACAGTAGATGCTCACAGCTTTTCTGAAAAATGTAgttaccaaaataaaatataaaatagagcTTGTTTAAATTTACAACAACACAcagaaatattatattgttaatttaaattcaaaagaaaatttacatgTTTACATAAAGTGCAATTTTGTTTGAGTTTGCGATGTTTTGTGAATTGATTGCAGAAAAGACA includes:
- the LOC108848250 gene encoding UDP-glycosyltransferase 71B5 isoform X1 → MKLELVFIPAAEIGHLRSTVELAKQLLNEDDRLSITVLIIPRPSSDDSDHVTPLFTPSQERLRHLTVSAADHPPDAPLDPQTYMDNQKPKVRDAVSGLLDPTRRLAGFVVDMFCTSMMEVADEFGVPTYMMYTSNAAFLGITLHLQLMFDEERYDVSELDDSVNELDFPCLTRPYPVKCLPSLFTSKQWLPFFFDQARNFRKMKGILVNTVAELEPHSLRIFSGGGDLPQAYPVGPLLHLKNDDVERNQSEILRWLDEQPARSVVFLCFGSMGGFNEEQTREIAVALERSGHRFLWSLRRGSADIMTERPGDYADLEEVLPEGFLDRTSERGKVMIGWAPQVAVLAKPAIGSFVTHCGWNSVLESLWFGVPMVTWPLYAEQKINAFEMVEELGLAVEIRRFFKGDLLSGEMEMFSAEDVERAVRRVMEEGSDVRNRVKLMAEKCHVAVEDGGSSQVALRKFIRGVVENVLV
- the LOC108848250 gene encoding UDP-glycosyltransferase 71B5 isoform X2; this translates as MKLELVFIPAAEIGHLRSTVELAKQLLNEDDRLSITVLIIPRPSSDDSDHVTPLFTPSQERLRHLTVSAADHPPDAPLDPQTYMDNQKPKVRDAVSGLLDPTRRLAGFVVDMFCTSMMEVADEFGVPTYMMYTSNAAFLGITLHLQLMFDEERYDVSELDDSVNELDFPCLTRPYPVKCLPSLFTSKQWLPFFFDQARNFRKMKEDKRVRDGGGAWIGGGDTEVL
- the LOC108848250 gene encoding UDP-glycosyltransferase 71B5 isoform X3, with protein sequence MKLELVFIPAAEIGHLRSTVELAKQLLNEDDRLSITVLIIPRPSSDDSDHVTPLFTPSQERLRHLTVSAADHPPDAPLDPQTYMDNQKPKVRDAVSGLLDPTRRLAGFVVDMFCTSMMEVADEFGVPTYMMYTSNAAFLGITLHLQLMFDEERYDVSELDDSVNELDFPCLTRPYPVKCLPSLFTSKQCGDVAALRGAEDKRVRDGGGAWIGGGDTEVL